One window from the genome of Eublepharis macularius isolate TG4126 chromosome 15, MPM_Emac_v1.0, whole genome shotgun sequence encodes:
- the LOC129342865 gene encoding carcinoembryonic antigen-related cell adhesion molecule 4-like, which produces MGWQMGAAFLAASILISFFHPTGVMSFTPAKVLLPRAPRIVLLKVTWEPSNPVAGQNVTLIPGGLEVFHVCRWYRAAAVDEANEIFSYHPPPPSHWQQKGSAYTGRETGGPGCTLHITNLTLDDSGNYTVTKESRAMPLNIGHALLRVSEPPSVPDSACSKRSGIISGIVLGSLVVTAMIGILLYFLLRAYYPSDNKTSTQLISTYAMYEHLSPSVGENP; this is translated from the exons ATGGGGTGGCAGATGGGGGCGGCGTTCCTAGCTG CCTCCATCTTGATTTCCTTCTTCCATCCCACTGGAGTCATGAGTTTCACTCCAGCTAAAGTCCTTTTGCCTCGAGCCCCACGCATCGTCCTTCTTAAAGTTACCTGGGAACCCTCAAACCCAGTAGCAGGGCAAAACGTTACTCTGATTCCAGGAGGACTGGAAGTCTTCCACGTCTGTCGCTGGTATCGAGCGGCGGCAGTGGATGAAGCAAAcgagatcttcagctaccacccGCCTCCTCCGAGTCACTGGCAGCAAAAAGGGTCTGCTTATACCGGGCGAGAGACTGGAGGCCCGGGTTGCACCTTGCACATCACAAACCTAACATTGGATGACTCGGGGAACTACACAGTGACAAAGGAAAGCCGTGCAATGCCGTTGAATATAGGTCACGCTCTTCTCAGAGTCTCAG AACCTCCTTCCGTACCAGATTCTGCGTGTTCAAAACGGTCTGGAATCATCTCCGGGATTGTCCTCGGGTCCTTGGTTGTAACTGCGATGATCGGGATCCTGCTTTACTTCCTTCTTC GCGCTTATTATCCAAGTGACAACAAGACTTCGACACAACTTATTTCAACTTACGCCATGTATGAGCACCTTTCCCCGTCTGTGGGGGAGAATCCCTGA
- the LOC129342867 gene encoding carcinoembryonic antigen-related cell adhesion molecule 16-like, whose protein sequence is MGRRREGARMGPTSGFPARRSSWLAALLAASILSSCFLLTQAQDIHVTMEPSQPLEGQDVTLTPGGPPDFLVCTWYRGEEAGKKRIFTYIPSPNPMQQNGPASTGRETGGPGCSLHIRSLLLNDTGNYIVSKFMTDRTERGRAHVEVLE, encoded by the exons ATGGGCAGGAGGCGAGAGGGGGCGCGCATGGGCCCTACCTCGGGATTCCCTGCGCGCAGGAGCTCCTGGCTGGCGGCGCTCCTAGCAG CCTCCATCCTGAGTTCCTGCTTCCTGCTAACTCAAGCCCAGGACATTCACGTTACGATGGAACCATCACAGCCATTAGAAGGTCAAGATGTCACTCTGACCCCAGGAGGACCACCCGACTTTCTTGTATGCACGTGGTATCGAGGAGAAGAAGCTGGAAAAAAACGGATCTTTACCTATATTCCATCTCCAAATCCTATGCAGCAGAATGGCCCGGCCTCTACCGGACGGGAGACCGGAGGTCCTGGCTGTTCCCTCCACATCAGGAGTCTGTTACTGAATGACACTGGAAACTATATAGTGTCAAAGTTTATGACTGATCGTACTGAAAGAGGGCGTGCACATGTAGAAGTCTTAG AATAG